Proteins encoded within one genomic window of Amycolatopsis sp. 2-15:
- a CDS encoding lytic polysaccharide monooxygenase auxiliary activity family 9 protein, translating into MKANRKILAGLAGAALAPVLVLVSPAGIASAHGYANSPASRQAQCAQGVLDCGEIKYEPQSVEGPKGLHSCNGGLAQFAELNDNSKPWQAASVGKTVTFTWTFTARHSTASYEYFIGDEKVASFDGHNHQPPETVTHQVDLSGHTGRQTVLAVWNIADTANAFYSCIDLQVG; encoded by the coding sequence ATGAAAGCGAACCGGAAGATCCTCGCCGGACTCGCGGGCGCCGCGCTCGCGCCGGTGCTCGTCCTGGTCAGCCCCGCCGGCATCGCGAGCGCCCACGGGTACGCCAACTCCCCCGCCAGCCGGCAGGCGCAGTGCGCGCAGGGCGTGCTCGACTGCGGTGAGATCAAGTACGAACCGCAGAGCGTGGAGGGGCCGAAGGGCCTGCACAGCTGCAACGGCGGGCTCGCGCAGTTCGCCGAGCTCAACGACAACTCCAAGCCGTGGCAGGCCGCTTCGGTCGGCAAGACGGTCACGTTCACGTGGACCTTCACCGCGCGCCACAGCACCGCGAGCTACGAGTACTTCATCGGCGACGAGAAGGTTGCGAGCTTCGACGGCCACAACCACCAGCCGCCGGAAACCGTGACGCACCAGGTGGATCTGAGCGGCCACACCGGCCGCCAGACCGTGCTCGCCGTGTGGAACATCGCGGACACGGCCAACGCGTTCTACTCCTGCATCGACCTCCAGGTCGGCTGA
- a CDS encoding cytochrome c biogenesis protein DipZ translates to MLTLVLAGLLAGAVTSISPCVLPVLPVLLTAGSRRPVRVVAGLVVSFSLATLFGSLMLSAFHLPQDLLRDAGIVVLALLGLGLVSRRVGALLERPFARLRGRAADPDAGGFTVGLALGLVYVPCAGPVLATIAVLGATHRIGFGALVLTAAFGVGAGVPLLALALAGDALTRRVRYLRARARAIRVTAGVALLAVAAATAFDLTAGLQRAVPDYTAALQRSFEAGTSTAASLHGLTAAPEPTGITAWLNTPGGQPLTIASRHGKVVLVTFWTYSCVNCLRALPHYESWYRTYRGSGLVVLGVHTPEFAFEHEPANVAAQVKALGVDYPVAIDNDYATWTAYGNQYWPASYLVDASGQVRGSHFGEGGYTDTEQQIRGLLTDAGAGPLPPPTDVPDRAPVEATTPETYLGPANAPLDITGDQPPPGRTRTLRFPAAVASDTFALDGTWTASGEYLTAGPSARLRLDFRARAVHLVLAGTGTLTVEVDGTRTTVAASGVPKLYTLVSGPAARHSTLTLSLTPGLQAYDFTFG, encoded by the coding sequence ATGCTCACTCTTGTGCTCGCCGGTCTGCTCGCAGGTGCGGTCACGAGCATTTCGCCGTGTGTGCTGCCGGTGCTGCCCGTCCTCCTCACGGCCGGGTCTCGCCGGCCTGTGCGCGTGGTGGCCGGCCTCGTGGTGAGCTTCAGCCTCGCGACGCTGTTCGGCTCACTCATGCTCAGCGCGTTCCACCTGCCGCAGGACCTGCTGCGCGACGCCGGGATCGTGGTCCTCGCCCTGCTCGGGCTCGGCCTGGTCTCGCGGCGCGTCGGCGCGCTGCTGGAACGGCCGTTCGCACGGCTCCGCGGACGCGCGGCCGACCCGGACGCGGGCGGGTTCACGGTCGGCCTCGCCCTCGGCCTGGTCTACGTGCCGTGCGCGGGCCCGGTACTCGCGACCATCGCCGTGCTCGGCGCGACGCACCGGATCGGGTTCGGCGCGCTGGTGCTCACGGCGGCGTTCGGCGTCGGGGCCGGGGTCCCGCTGCTCGCGCTCGCCCTGGCCGGCGACGCGCTGACCCGCCGCGTCCGGTACCTGCGCGCCCGCGCCCGGGCGATCCGCGTGACCGCCGGCGTCGCGCTGCTGGCCGTGGCGGCGGCCACGGCGTTCGACCTCACCGCCGGCCTGCAGCGCGCCGTGCCGGACTACACCGCGGCACTGCAGCGGTCGTTCGAGGCCGGCACTTCCACGGCCGCGAGCCTGCACGGGCTCACCGCCGCGCCTGAGCCCACGGGCATCACCGCGTGGCTCAACACCCCGGGCGGGCAGCCGCTGACGATCGCGAGCCGGCACGGGAAGGTCGTGCTCGTCACCTTCTGGACCTACAGCTGCGTGAACTGCCTGCGTGCCCTGCCGCACTACGAAAGCTGGTACCGCACCTACCGCGGTTCAGGGCTCGTGGTACTCGGGGTGCACACGCCGGAGTTCGCGTTCGAGCACGAGCCCGCCAACGTCGCCGCCCAGGTCAAGGCCCTCGGCGTCGATTACCCCGTGGCGATCGACAACGACTACGCCACCTGGACCGCCTACGGCAACCAGTACTGGCCGGCCTCTTACCTCGTCGACGCGTCAGGCCAGGTCCGCGGTTCCCACTTCGGCGAAGGCGGCTACACGGACACCGAGCAGCAGATCCGCGGCCTCCTCACCGACGCCGGCGCCGGTCCGCTGCCGCCGCCCACCGACGTCCCCGACCGGGCCCCGGTGGAAGCCACCACGCCGGAGACCTATCTCGGCCCGGCCAACGCGCCCCTCGACATCACCGGCGACCAGCCCCCACCCGGTCGGACCCGCACGCTGCGCTTCCCCGCCGCCGTCGCCTCCGACACCTTCGCCCTGGACGGCACCTGGACCGCGTCCGGCGAATACCTCACCGCGGGCCCGTCCGCGCGCCTGCGCCTGGACTTCCGCGCCCGCGCCGTCCATCTCGTCCTCGCCGGCACGGGCACCCTCACCGTCGAGGTCGACGGCACCCGCACGACAGTGGCGGCCTCGGGCGTGCCGAAGCTCTACACGCTGGTTTCCGGCCCGGCGGCGCGACATTCGACGTTGACGCTGTCGCTCACGCCGGGCCTTCAGGCGTACGACTTCACGTTCGGCTGA
- a CDS encoding long-chain-fatty-acid--CoA ligase has protein sequence MSFNLATILHESALAQPEKDFLRFPGGIHSYAAVDEASGRVATALRARGFAPGDKIAVQLANVPEFVFAYFGILKAGLTMVPLNPLLKADEIAYHLADSDARLLIAGTALAGEVAKALAEVPEVAAVVVGGLAGWPAGAVEFAELLDAEDDGDLYPGAADDTAVLLYTSGTTGRPKGAELSHFSLYMTCTIGGQTFGTEPEDVVLAVLPFFHVYGLSSILNSAARHARTVSVVRRFEPKAVLEAIERDRVTIMAGVPTMYHALAVADSSAYDTSSLRIGSSGGAAIPEQVLLAFEAKYGIPVLEGYGLSESASTTTVNPGAANRKVLSIGKPIWGVQLRIVDAQDRPLPPGADQVGEIVLRGHNITKGYYKRPAETAEAFRGGWFHTGDLGYVDEDGFVFVVDRKKDLVIRGGYNVYPREVEELLYRHPAVAEAAVIGEPDERLGEEIVAVVSLKAGASAEPEEIVAWAKERIAAYKYPRRVRIVAELPKGPTGKITKLPLRGQG, from the coding sequence GTGAGCTTCAACCTGGCCACGATCTTGCACGAGTCCGCGCTCGCCCAGCCGGAAAAGGACTTTCTGCGTTTTCCGGGTGGAATCCACTCCTACGCCGCGGTGGACGAGGCCTCCGGCCGGGTCGCGACGGCGTTGCGTGCGCGGGGTTTCGCACCGGGCGACAAAATCGCCGTGCAACTGGCCAACGTCCCCGAGTTCGTGTTCGCCTATTTCGGGATCCTCAAGGCCGGGCTCACCATGGTGCCGCTGAACCCGCTGCTCAAAGCCGACGAGATCGCCTACCACCTGGCCGACTCCGACGCGCGGCTGCTCATCGCCGGCACGGCGCTGGCCGGTGAGGTCGCGAAGGCGCTGGCCGAGGTGCCGGAGGTGGCCGCGGTCGTCGTGGGCGGTCTGGCCGGGTGGCCCGCCGGCGCGGTCGAGTTCGCCGAGCTGCTCGACGCCGAGGACGACGGCGACCTGTACCCGGGCGCCGCCGATGACACCGCCGTGCTGCTGTACACGAGTGGCACCACCGGACGTCCGAAAGGCGCCGAGCTGTCGCATTTCTCGCTGTACATGACGTGCACGATCGGCGGCCAGACCTTCGGCACGGAACCCGAGGACGTGGTGCTCGCCGTGCTGCCGTTCTTCCACGTCTACGGCCTGTCCAGCATCCTCAACTCCGCGGCCCGCCACGCGCGCACGGTGTCGGTGGTCCGGCGGTTCGAGCCGAAGGCGGTGCTGGAGGCCATCGAGCGCGACCGCGTGACGATCATGGCCGGCGTGCCGACGATGTACCACGCGCTGGCCGTCGCCGACAGCTCCGCGTACGACACGAGCAGCCTGCGCATCGGCAGCTCCGGCGGCGCCGCGATCCCGGAGCAGGTACTGCTGGCGTTCGAGGCAAAGTACGGCATCCCCGTGCTGGAGGGCTACGGCCTGTCCGAGTCCGCGTCGACGACCACGGTGAACCCGGGCGCCGCGAACCGCAAGGTGCTCTCCATCGGCAAGCCGATCTGGGGTGTGCAGCTGCGTATCGTCGACGCGCAGGACCGGCCGCTGCCGCCCGGCGCGGACCAGGTGGGCGAGATCGTGCTGCGCGGGCACAACATCACGAAGGGCTACTACAAGCGGCCCGCCGAAACCGCCGAAGCCTTCCGGGGCGGGTGGTTCCACACCGGCGACCTGGGTTACGTCGACGAGGACGGGTTCGTGTTCGTCGTGGACCGCAAGAAGGACCTCGTGATCCGGGGCGGGTACAACGTGTACCCGCGTGAGGTGGAGGAGCTCCTCTACCGGCACCCGGCCGTCGCGGAGGCCGCGGTGATCGGCGAGCCGGACGAACGGCTGGGTGAGGAGATCGTCGCGGTGGTGTCCCTGAAGGCGGGCGCTTCGGCGGAGCCGGAGGAGATCGTGGCGTGGGCGAAGGAACGGATCGCCGCCTACAAGTATCCGCGCCGGGTGCGGATCGTCGCCGAGCTGCCGAAGGGGCCGACAGGGAAGATCACGAAGCTGCCGTTGCGGGGGCAGGGATAG
- a CDS encoding MarR family winged helix-turn-helix transcriptional regulator: MPSPGESREQTATSAVRALARVSRLLERSSGELNLAHYRVLSAIASGDERASRVARRLALGRPAISAAVDALTKRGLLVRGDVDADHRATALSLTSEGERLLATTEAEMIKGLLALVARTPDGDLVLQSLGRLGDAIDEVMAEGLAGNR, translated from the coding sequence ATGCCGTCCCCCGGAGAATCCCGCGAGCAGACCGCGACAAGCGCCGTGCGCGCCCTGGCCCGCGTCTCGCGGCTGCTCGAGCGCTCGTCGGGAGAGCTGAACCTCGCCCACTACCGCGTGCTGTCCGCCATCGCCTCGGGCGACGAGCGCGCCTCCCGCGTGGCCCGGCGGCTCGCGCTCGGCCGTCCGGCGATCAGCGCCGCGGTCGACGCGCTCACGAAACGCGGCCTTCTGGTCCGCGGCGATGTCGACGCCGACCACCGCGCCACGGCGCTTTCCCTGACCTCGGAAGGCGAACGGCTGCTCGCCACCACCGAGGCCGAGATGATCAAGGGGCTCCTCGCGCTGGTCGCCCGCACGCCCGACGGCGACTTGGTGCTCCAATCGCTCGGCCGGCTCGGTGACGCGATCGACGAGGTCATGGCGGAGGGGCTGGCCGGGAACCGGTGA
- a CDS encoding putative quinol monooxygenase yields the protein MVTEVATLTALPGGEDELGRAIASGVPYLREHPDCLSATVSRCVEEPGRFTVAVDWTSVEAHEQGFRAGPLFQQWIGSIAGKFDPATLDTRHYETYPA from the coding sequence ATGGTCACCGAAGTCGCCACCCTCACCGCGCTGCCCGGCGGTGAGGACGAGCTGGGCCGGGCCATCGCCTCGGGTGTGCCCTACCTGCGTGAGCACCCGGACTGCCTGTCCGCGACGGTCAGCCGCTGTGTGGAGGAACCCGGCCGCTTCACCGTGGCGGTGGACTGGACGTCGGTCGAGGCGCACGAGCAGGGTTTCCGCGCCGGTCCGCTCTTCCAGCAGTGGATCGGCTCGATCGCGGGCAAGTTCGACCCCGCGACGCTCGACACCCGCCACTACGAGACCTATCCCGCGTAG
- a CDS encoding glycoside hydrolase family 64 protein yields MKVAFDDRSGAGETYAYVTGIAPDGKVVILKADGTPYNPPSPSADQTPLAEDCAIPVKSLPQLSVPKMAGARIYVVTDAKLDFFVNPGPALVHPSFVNTADPNHGRNWSFCEFTFNDAVLFANISYVDFVAIPMGLHLKTTGSGDQTVPGLPAASLDPICDALRAQGGAWAELVDAGSDGRPLRALSAQHRADRFTGYLDGYIDSVWQKYSGSDLTVDSQIPGLGKFTGRVGSDGLLAFTNGERFAKPVTADVWSCNSGPFALKDGDSAARKAIVPRLAAALNRTTLLDNPNQPDDENPAKFYTAAETNHYARIVHSRLPDNRGYAFPYDDVSPGPDFSGAVQAGDPDTLTITINALR; encoded by the coding sequence GTGAAGGTCGCGTTCGACGACCGCTCCGGCGCCGGCGAAACCTACGCGTACGTCACGGGCATCGCGCCGGACGGCAAGGTCGTGATCCTCAAGGCCGACGGCACGCCGTACAACCCGCCCTCGCCCTCGGCGGACCAGACACCGCTCGCCGAGGACTGCGCCATCCCGGTGAAGTCACTGCCGCAGCTGAGCGTGCCGAAGATGGCGGGCGCGCGGATCTACGTGGTGACCGACGCGAAGCTCGACTTCTTCGTCAACCCCGGCCCCGCACTGGTGCACCCGAGCTTCGTGAACACCGCGGACCCGAACCACGGCCGGAACTGGTCGTTCTGCGAGTTCACCTTCAACGACGCGGTGCTGTTCGCCAACATCAGCTACGTCGACTTCGTCGCGATCCCGATGGGCCTGCACCTGAAGACGACGGGTTCGGGCGACCAGACCGTGCCCGGGCTCCCCGCCGCGTCGCTCGACCCGATCTGCGACGCGCTCAGGGCCCAGGGCGGCGCGTGGGCCGAGCTCGTGGACGCCGGTTCCGACGGCCGTCCGCTGCGCGCGTTGTCCGCGCAACACCGCGCCGACCGCTTCACGGGTTACCTCGACGGGTACATCGACTCCGTCTGGCAGAAGTACTCGGGCTCCGACCTCACCGTCGACTCGCAGATCCCGGGCCTGGGCAAGTTCACCGGTCGCGTCGGCAGCGACGGCCTGCTGGCCTTCACCAACGGCGAGCGCTTCGCCAAACCGGTCACCGCCGACGTCTGGAGCTGCAACAGCGGTCCCTTCGCGCTGAAGGACGGCGACAGCGCCGCGCGCAAGGCGATCGTCCCGAGGCTGGCGGCCGCGCTGAACCGCACGACACTGCTGGACAACCCGAACCAGCCGGACGACGAGAACCCGGCGAAGTTCTACACCGCCGCCGAGACCAACCACTACGCCCGCATCGTCCACAGCCGCCTGCCGGACAACCGCGGCTACGCCTTCCCGTACGACGACGTCTCCCCCGGCCCCGACTTCAGCGGCGCCGTGCAGGCGGGCGATCCGGACACGCTCACCATCACGATCAACGCGCTGCGCTGA
- a CDS encoding ABC transporter ATP-binding protein produces MSEPEEKSRWLRRLGGYVLRHRRELLIAFGAAVLGSACQTVVPLLERQIVDGVILSRSASLWPWLIALLVLAAAAFVFAYQRRYHGGRVALAVQYDLRNDIQAHLQRMDFANLDRMPTGQLVSRATSDSALVQGLLSLLPIMSGNILLVLLSLGVMLVLSPLLALVSLVVVPLLLVVSYRMRRRIFPATWAAQQREGDVVQIVDEDVNGVRVVKAFGQEGRELGRLADTAGDLYGMQLRAVRLQSRYQPLLQAIPALGQVAILVLGGWLALHHGLSLGTFLAFSTYVGQLMAPARQLAGVLAISQQARAGVERIFQLIDLAPAIADAPDAVDLPTAKGELRFENVHFGYSPDAPVLRGFDLHIAAGERVALIGPSGSGKTTATTLVSRFHDPESGTVLLDGHDLRTVRLRSLRSQVGVVFEESFLFSDTIRANIAYGRPGAADEEILAAAEVAEADTFIRALPQGYETVVGERGLSLSGGQRQRVALARAILTDPRVLVLDDATSAVDANTEESINASLRTVLAGRTTLLVAHRRSTLHLADRVVVLDGGVVADQGTHEELVERSALYRTLLTGLEEEAAERVGDRIEALTVAGTTASAWRGERNGHNGNGQNGNGRRFTTRATGAAGIGAGLGGSAGGSGWRAALPPTPQLLARVDELKPVRDFAKVDLTAEARQHRSFSLRTLLREFRRPLLFGLLLVVIDAVASVIGPVFVKSGIDDGVLQGSQAVLFGAAGLFLLITLIAFLDEVAQTFVTGRTAQRVMLSLRIRIWAQLQRLSLDYYEREMAGRIMTRMTTDVDQFESLIQNGLLSALVAFVTFAGVGVTLVVVDPLLGLCTLSVVVPLAIGTVIFRRRAAKLYDVARDRVAIVNADFQESLSGVRESQAFAHEDETIRRFRRLGRDYLDSRYSAQRLAATYFPFVQFLSAGADAIVLGVGAGMIYSGQLTPGALIAFILYIDLFFSPIQQLSQVFDSWLQTRVSVSRISDLMRLETLTPPAVQAIDPGRLRGEITFDGVRFAYPSAPALGAGERRGPADPRLVAGSQAVTMPPEALREVDLTIAAGETVALVGETGAGKSTLVKLLARFYDPDTGSVRVDGHDLRSLDLAAYRRALGYVPQEAFLFTGTVRDNIAYGRADATDAEVEAAARAVGAHEFVATLPGGYLHEIAERGRSLSAGQRQLLALARAQLVDPVILLLDEATSNLDLAAEAHVAEAMRTLSAGRTTIVIAHRLQTAQSADRIVVLDRGRIAEAGSHDELLARGGRYAGMWEAFELLSGQRS; encoded by the coding sequence GTGAGCGAACCCGAAGAGAAGTCCCGCTGGTTGCGCCGCCTCGGCGGATACGTGCTGCGCCACCGCCGCGAGCTACTGATCGCCTTCGGCGCCGCCGTGCTCGGCAGCGCCTGCCAGACCGTGGTGCCGCTGCTGGAACGCCAGATCGTGGACGGGGTGATCCTCAGCCGCTCGGCGTCGCTGTGGCCGTGGCTGATCGCGCTGCTCGTGCTCGCCGCGGCCGCGTTCGTGTTCGCCTACCAGCGGCGCTACCACGGCGGCCGGGTCGCGCTGGCCGTGCAGTACGACCTGCGCAACGACATCCAGGCCCACCTGCAGCGCATGGACTTCGCCAACCTCGACCGCATGCCCACGGGCCAGCTCGTGTCCCGCGCGACGTCCGACTCCGCGCTCGTGCAGGGCCTGCTCAGCCTGCTGCCCATCATGAGCGGCAACATCCTGCTGGTCCTGCTCTCGCTCGGCGTGATGCTGGTCCTGTCGCCGCTGCTCGCGCTCGTGAGCCTGGTCGTGGTGCCGCTGCTGCTCGTGGTGTCCTACCGGATGCGCCGGCGGATCTTCCCCGCCACCTGGGCCGCTCAGCAACGCGAGGGCGACGTGGTGCAGATCGTCGACGAGGACGTCAACGGCGTGCGCGTGGTCAAGGCGTTCGGCCAGGAAGGCCGGGAGCTGGGCCGCCTGGCCGACACCGCGGGCGACCTCTACGGCATGCAGCTGCGGGCCGTGCGGCTGCAGTCGCGTTACCAGCCGCTGCTGCAGGCGATCCCCGCGCTCGGACAGGTCGCGATCCTCGTGCTCGGCGGCTGGCTCGCGCTGCATCACGGGCTCAGCCTCGGCACGTTCCTCGCCTTCTCCACCTACGTCGGCCAGCTGATGGCCCCCGCGCGCCAGCTCGCCGGCGTGCTCGCGATCAGCCAGCAGGCCCGCGCCGGCGTCGAGCGGATCTTCCAGCTGATCGACCTGGCGCCCGCCATCGCCGACGCCCCCGACGCCGTGGACCTGCCGACGGCCAAGGGAGAGCTCAGGTTCGAGAACGTCCACTTCGGATACTCGCCCGACGCTCCCGTGTTGCGAGGCTTCGACCTGCACATCGCCGCCGGCGAGCGCGTGGCGCTGATCGGCCCGAGCGGCAGCGGCAAGACCACCGCCACCACGCTCGTCTCCCGCTTCCACGACCCGGAATCCGGCACCGTGCTGCTCGACGGGCACGACCTGCGCACGGTGCGGCTGCGCTCCCTGCGCTCGCAGGTCGGCGTGGTGTTCGAGGAGAGTTTCCTGTTCTCCGACACCATCCGCGCCAACATCGCCTACGGCAGACCGGGCGCCGCCGACGAGGAGATCCTCGCCGCCGCCGAGGTCGCCGAGGCCGACACCTTCATCCGCGCGCTGCCCCAGGGCTACGAGACCGTGGTCGGCGAGCGCGGGCTCTCGCTCTCGGGCGGGCAGCGCCAGCGCGTGGCCTTGGCCCGCGCGATCCTCACCGATCCGCGGGTGCTCGTGCTCGACGACGCCACCAGCGCCGTCGACGCCAACACCGAGGAGTCGATCAACGCGTCGCTGCGCACGGTGCTGGCCGGGCGCACCACGCTGCTCGTCGCCCACCGCCGCTCGACGCTGCACCTGGCCGACCGCGTGGTGGTGCTTGACGGCGGCGTGGTCGCCGACCAGGGCACCCACGAGGAACTGGTCGAACGCAGCGCCCTCTACCGCACGTTGCTCACCGGGCTCGAGGAGGAAGCCGCCGAGCGGGTCGGTGACCGCATCGAAGCCCTCACCGTGGCGGGGACCACCGCGTCGGCTTGGCGTGGGGAACGCAACGGGCACAACGGAAACGGGCAGAACGGAAACGGCCGGCGTTTCACCACCCGTGCCACCGGAGCCGCGGGCATCGGCGCCGGGCTCGGCGGCTCGGCCGGCGGCAGCGGCTGGCGCGCCGCGCTCCCGCCGACCCCGCAGTTGCTCGCGCGCGTCGACGAGCTGAAACCCGTGCGGGACTTCGCGAAGGTCGACCTCACCGCGGAAGCCCGCCAGCACCGCTCATTTTCCCTGCGCACGCTGCTGCGCGAGTTCCGCCGTCCGCTGCTGTTCGGGCTGCTGCTCGTGGTGATCGACGCGGTCGCCTCGGTCATCGGGCCGGTCTTCGTGAAGAGCGGCATCGACGACGGTGTGCTGCAGGGCTCGCAGGCCGTGCTCTTCGGCGCCGCCGGGCTGTTCCTGCTGATCACGCTGATCGCGTTCCTCGACGAGGTGGCGCAGACGTTCGTGACCGGCCGGACCGCGCAGCGCGTGATGCTGTCGCTGCGGATCCGGATCTGGGCGCAGCTGCAACGGCTTTCGCTCGACTACTACGAGCGCGAGATGGCCGGCCGGATCATGACCCGGATGACCACCGACGTCGACCAGTTCGAGTCGCTGATCCAGAACGGGCTGCTCTCGGCGCTGGTCGCGTTCGTGACGTTCGCCGGGGTCGGCGTGACGCTGGTCGTGGTCGACCCGCTGCTGGGCCTGTGCACGCTGTCGGTGGTGGTGCCGCTGGCCATCGGCACGGTGATCTTCCGCCGGCGCGCCGCGAAGCTGTACGACGTGGCCCGCGACCGCGTGGCGATCGTGAACGCCGACTTCCAGGAGAGCCTTTCGGGCGTGCGCGAGTCGCAGGCGTTCGCGCACGAGGACGAGACGATCCGCCGGTTCCGCCGCCTCGGGCGCGACTACCTCGATTCGCGCTACTCCGCGCAGCGGCTGGCCGCCACGTACTTCCCGTTCGTGCAGTTCCTTTCGGCGGGCGCCGACGCGATCGTGCTCGGCGTCGGTGCCGGGATGATCTACTCGGGGCAGCTCACACCGGGTGCGCTGATCGCGTTCATCCTTTACATCGACCTGTTCTTCTCCCCCATCCAGCAGCTGTCGCAGGTGTTCGACTCGTGGCTGCAGACCCGCGTGTCGGTGAGCCGGATCTCCGACCTGATGCGGCTGGAGACCCTCACCCCGCCGGCTGTCCAGGCGATCGACCCCGGCCGGCTGCGCGGCGAGATCACGTTCGACGGCGTGCGCTTCGCGTACCCGTCGGCGCCGGCGCTGGGCGCGGGTGAGCGCCGCGGCCCCGCCGACCCGCGGCTGGTCGCGGGCTCGCAGGCCGTCACGATGCCGCCGGAGGCGCTGCGCGAAGTCGACCTGACGATCGCGGCCGGCGAGACCGTGGCGCTGGTCGGCGAGACGGGCGCGGGCAAGTCGACGCTGGTCAAGCTGCTCGCGCGCTTCTACGACCCCGACACCGGCAGCGTCCGCGTCGACGGCCACGACCTGCGCTCGCTCGACCTCGCCGCCTACCGCCGCGCGCTCGGGTACGTGCCGCAGGAGGCGTTCCTGTTCACCGGCACCGTGCGCGACAACATCGCCTACGGCCGGGCCGACGCCACCGACGCCGAGGTGGAGGCGGCCGCGCGGGCCGTCGGGGCGCACGAATTCGTGGCCACGCTGCCCGGCGGCTACCTGCACGAGATCGCCGAACGCGGCCGGTCACTCTCCGCCGGGCAGCGCCAGCTCCTCGCGCTCGCCCGCGCGCAGCTCGTGGACCCGGTGATCCTGCTGCTCGACGAGGCGACGTCGAACCTCGACCTCGCGGCCGAAGCCCACGTCGCCGAAGCCATGCGGACGCTCTCGGCCGGGCGCACGACCATCGTGATCGCCCACCGGCTGCAGACCGCGCAGTCGGCCGACCGCATCGTGGTGCTCGACCGCGGCCGCATCGCCGAGGCCGGCAGCCACGACGAGCTCCTCGCCCGCGGCGGGCGCTACGCCGGGATGTGGGAGGCGTTCGAGCTCCTGTCGGGGCAGCGTTCGTAG
- a CDS encoding sulfurtransferase, whose protein sequence is MPRTDFLVTTEWLAAHRHDPDIRVVDIRGSVPPLPGQGAGTSSPRPAGLGYESSADEYAAGHVPGAVFLDWTRDIVDPDDSVPVQVATERQFADAMARAGIGDEHLVVAYDTHPASTFATRLWWALHYYGHHRVVVLDGGFTKWQQENRPVDTAVPEHPCAVFTPRTRPELRATAEDVLAALDKPEIQLVDARDPGQYTGEIARPGNRPGHIPGAVNVPREDLVDLTTGTWRSAAELKDLFTAAELDPGRPVVAYCNGGVAASTVLFGLAIAGFPPGSNYDGSWNEWSARADLPVETA, encoded by the coding sequence ATGCCACGTACCGATTTCCTGGTCACCACCGAGTGGCTGGCCGCACACCGGCACGATCCGGACATCCGGGTCGTCGACATCCGCGGCTCCGTGCCGCCGCTGCCCGGCCAGGGCGCCGGGACCTCGTCACCGCGGCCGGCCGGCCTCGGCTACGAGAGCTCGGCCGACGAGTACGCCGCCGGTCACGTGCCCGGCGCGGTGTTCCTCGACTGGACCCGCGACATCGTCGACCCGGACGACTCCGTGCCCGTGCAGGTGGCGACCGAGCGGCAGTTCGCCGACGCCATGGCGCGGGCCGGGATCGGTGACGAGCACCTCGTGGTGGCCTACGACACGCACCCGGCGTCGACGTTCGCCACACGCCTGTGGTGGGCACTGCACTACTACGGCCACCACCGCGTGGTCGTGCTCGACGGCGGTTTCACGAAGTGGCAGCAGGAAAACCGGCCGGTAGACACGGCTGTGCCGGAGCACCCGTGCGCGGTGTTCACCCCGCGTACCCGACCCGAACTGCGGGCCACGGCCGAGGACGTGCTGGCCGCGCTGGACAAGCCGGAGATCCAGCTCGTCGACGCCCGCGATCCCGGGCAGTACACCGGCGAGATCGCCCGCCCCGGCAACCGGCCCGGGCACATCCCCGGCGCCGTGAATGTGCCGCGCGAAGACCTCGTGGACCTCACCACCGGAACCTGGCGCTCGGCAGCCGAGCTGAAGGACCTCTTCACCGCCGCCGAGCTCGACCCCGGCCGGCCGGTCGTGGCCTACTGCAATGGCGGCGTCGCGGCCTCGACCGTCCTCTTCGGACTCGCCATCGCCGGCTTCCCGCCTGGGAGCAACTACGACGGCTCCTGGAATGAGTGGAGCGCCCGCGCCGACCTGCCCGTCGAAACCGCCTGA